In Sandaracinaceae bacterium, the DNA window GACGCAGCGCCCGGGCCACTCAGCCGTCACCTCGTCGCCCACCACTCTTCCCGCGGCTCCCCCGCAGCCCCGCCCCCGCCTTCGAGCGCGCCGCCCGCTGCGATGCTTCCACGCCGAGGCGGGCCCACTCCACCAGCAGATCGCCGTCATCGAGCGCGGCCACGGGCGCGCGGCGGTAGCTCATGCTCATGGTCCCGCCGCCCTTTTTCGCGTACACGAAGCGCGGCAGGCCAGCCGCCTCGAAGCGCGCCTCGGTCACGTCGTCCACCTTGAGGTACAGCTCGTCCTCGTGCACCAGCGCGAACATCACACCGTCGAGGTAGATGCCGTGTCCGCCGAACATCGCCCGCGCGCGCACGGCGCCGAGGGGCTGCAGCAGGTCCACCCAGTGAGCGACGAGCTCGTTGCGTGGCGCGTTCATGGCGCAGTGACCTCGAGCGTCATGCCGCGAGCCTACTACCGCTGCGGATACAGCTGGGCATCCACGCGCACCAGGCGCGGCCCCTCGGAGAGCAGCACCGTCAGCACCGCGTGGGTCGGCGCGAGCATGCCACCCGCGCCCCGCGCTCCTCCCTGCTCCACGCGCAGCGTGCGGCCCTGGCGCTCGCATGGCGTACCCGCCGGGATCGCCAGCTCCTGCTCGTGCGTGGCCGGCGTCTCGAACCGGCAGCGCAGCGCGCCACCGAGGGTCACCACGTAGCGCTGCCCTTCGCGTTCCACGCGCATGGTCTGCTGCTCGGGCGGCTGCCACTGAGAGAGGTCGCGCGCGGGCGCGCCGGGCGCAGGCGCGCTGCGGTCGCTGGTCCACTCCACGTCGCACCGGCCGTCGAGGCGCGCGGAGTCGTATTCCCCGCGGGCGCAGGCCTGCACCCCCGCGGCACCGGAGCGCTCGCCTTCGATCCACGCGCCACCGCAGCCCAGCAGCGCCAGCAACCAGACGGTCCTCCCAGCCTGTGTCCACTCCGGAGTTGTTCGAGACGGCCGCGCCATGTTCCCGTGCGAGCCACAGCCTACGCCGTTCCGTCGACGCCCTGCACCTACGTCTGCTCGACGAGGGCTCCGCTGCAACGGTGCTAGAGTCGGCCATGGACAGGCGGCGTCACGCGTCGTGCGAAAGTACTAGCGCCATGAAGCCACCAATCGACCCACGGTCCGAGACCGTCGTCTCCACACGACGCGACTTCGTGCGGACGGCCAGCGCGGGCCTCCTGGCGTTGGGGCTCCCGTCGCTGACGGGGTGTGCCACCATGCGCGACATGACCGCGTCCATCGCCGCGCGCCGGGCCGAGACCCTCACTGCCG includes these proteins:
- a CDS encoding TfoX/Sxy family protein, whose translation is MNAPRNELVAHWVDLLQPLGAVRARAMFGGHGIYLDGVMFALVHEDELYLKVDDVTEARFEAAGLPRFVYAKKGGGTMSMSYRRAPVAALDDGDLLVEWARLGVEASQRAARSKAGAGLRGSRGKSGGRRGDG